One window of Paenibacillus sp. FSL K6-3182 genomic DNA carries:
- a CDS encoding ABC transporter ATP-binding protein produces the protein MKSKRLLADFFRSTWHIYLFSLFFHLISNLINVFFPKVLGQFTDKLQIGGLTSKLIVDYSLLLLLIGVGQVLFNGIAMYLVMYVGRKFEFVVRRGLFKHFTQMGERFYSKNGVGKLLSYFMNDVTAVRESISMGVNSTANASMLLVASITMMLVSHIPYYLILASIFPLLLIPFIVVYLGPIIRKRSLEVQESLGLMTETAEEQFGGIRVTKKFAVEDIMNERFGKTVDQIRLKQLRLVRVSSFFQALIPFLGAISLIVALAFGGYMTITKQITLGNFVALTLYIRMLMNPLQQIGNVINSIQRSRASLERLNGLLSQQTEIMELPNAKEVNLTDAGITIRNLSFSYDPLSSPVLKNINLNVKSGSTLGIIGRTGSGKTTLMKLLLRTYDPPPETVWYGETDIRGMSLESLRTQVAYVPQDGFLFSTTIRENIAFSNRELELEAVEQAAKQAQIYNNIAELSDQFETRLGERGLTLSGGQRQRTSLARGMIKNAPIMILDDSVSAVDAMTEKDIIEAIQTERDSKTTIIIAHRISAIKHADEIIVMDDGLIVQRGTHIELLSQQGLYATLHAIQEEGSQHATGTSHS, from the coding sequence TTGAAATCAAAAAGGCTGTTGGCCGATTTTTTTCGGAGTACGTGGCATATTTACCTGTTCTCTCTCTTTTTTCATTTGATTTCTAACCTGATCAACGTTTTTTTTCCAAAGGTACTGGGACAATTCACGGATAAGCTGCAAATCGGGGGGTTAACAAGCAAGCTTATTGTGGATTACAGCTTATTGCTGCTGCTTATTGGCGTTGGGCAGGTACTGTTTAACGGCATCGCGATGTATTTGGTTATGTATGTAGGAAGAAAATTTGAATTTGTTGTTCGAAGAGGGCTATTCAAGCATTTTACACAAATGGGCGAACGGTTTTATTCAAAAAATGGTGTAGGCAAGCTGCTCAGCTACTTTATGAACGATGTTACAGCTGTAAGGGAATCGATCTCAATGGGGGTCAATTCAACAGCGAATGCGTCGATGCTGCTCGTGGCTTCCATAACGATGATGCTTGTCAGCCATATTCCTTATTATTTGATTTTGGCTTCGATATTTCCGCTGCTGCTTATCCCTTTTATCGTCGTATATCTCGGACCTATTATTAGAAAACGGTCGCTTGAGGTGCAGGAATCTCTAGGCCTCATGACAGAGACGGCAGAGGAGCAATTCGGCGGCATTCGTGTAACGAAAAAATTTGCGGTAGAAGACATTATGAATGAACGCTTCGGCAAAACGGTCGACCAGATCAGGCTGAAGCAATTGCGGCTAGTGCGCGTTTCTTCTTTTTTCCAAGCGTTGATTCCGTTTCTAGGAGCAATTTCTTTAATCGTCGCGCTTGCTTTTGGCGGATACATGACGATCACGAAGCAAATTACGCTGGGCAACTTTGTTGCATTGACGCTTTATATTAGAATGCTGATGAATCCACTCCAGCAGATCGGCAATGTCATTAATTCCATTCAACGTTCTCGCGCTTCACTTGAGCGTCTAAACGGCTTATTGTCGCAGCAAACCGAAATTATGGAGCTTCCTAATGCGAAAGAAGTGAATTTGACAGACGCGGGCATTACGATTCGTAATCTATCCTTTTCATACGATCCATTGTCTAGTCCAGTACTGAAAAATATTAACCTTAACGTTAAATCAGGCTCAACACTTGGTATTATCGGGCGAACAGGGAGCGGCAAGACAACATTGATGAAGCTGCTGCTTCGCACCTATGACCCGCCTCCAGAGACGGTATGGTATGGAGAAACAGATATAAGAGGAATGTCGCTTGAAAGCTTGCGAACTCAAGTTGCCTACGTACCGCAGGACGGCTTTTTGTTCAGTACCACAATTAGAGAAAATATTGCTTTCTCTAACCGAGAGCTTGAGCTTGAAGCGGTTGAGCAAGCTGCGAAGCAAGCTCAAATTTATAATAATATTGCTGAGCTGTCTGATCAGTTTGAAACGAGGCTCGGCGAGCGCGGATTAACTTTATCCGGCGGTCAGCGTCAGCGCACAAGCTTAGCCCGCGGAATGATTAAGAATGCTCCGATTATGATTTTGGACGATAGTGTCAGTGCCGTAGATGCGATGACAGAGAAGGATATTATAGAAGCGATTCAAACGGAAAGAGACAGCAAAACGACGATCATTATTGCGCACCGAATTAGTGCAATCAAGCATGCGGATGAAATCATTGTGATGGATGACGGCTTGATTGTGCAGCGGGGCACTCATATAGAGCTGCTCTCGCAGCAAGGACTCTATGCGACGCTTCATGCGATACAGGAGGAGGGAAGTCAACATGCGACCGGCACAAGCCATTCATAA
- a CDS encoding ABC transporter ATP-binding protein — translation MREQHNSAPAFRGGAGMGGMRKFGTGEKVKPASIYSMFIRIYAHARTQLPALIAAVACVIAISLLEFIVPQLTRLTIDHIIPNKLFNKLLLIGGGVMGAAVALGALRYISTSLMASIGQRVLYNLRNDLYRHMQSLDISFFDRNRTGDLMSRVTNDVSILQQMISSSMMQLFTDFFTFTAIAVYMLWIDWKLTLMLLATFPFMILTTRFFSKRMRSSFRTVQESVADVSDHLQNTLTGIRLIKAFTAENYESERFSERTQKNMDANIQVTRLRAAYEPIIDFLNFLGLAIVLVFGAWLAMKEQMTVGTIVAFIAYLRLLQNPIRHFSRIINTIQQSAAAYERIMEVMNTKAEIIEKKGAVKLPPVSGHIVFDHIDFAYSKDSAVLNDFQLELAAGKVTAIVGSSGSGKTTIAHLIARFYEPQSGDITIDGYSLKDITIASLREQIGIVSQDIVLFNGSIEENIRYGNLQATDQEVLAAAKAANAAGFIESFPQGYETQIGERGVKLSGGQKQRLSIARAILKNPRIIILDEATASLDTESEQHIQDALAQLLQGRTCLVIAHRLSTIQKADRIYVLEQGEIVEHGTHDELLNHQGRYSQLYELQFPQKDVSEQ, via the coding sequence ATGAGAGAGCAGCACAATTCAGCGCCGGCGTTTCGAGGCGGGGCAGGAATGGGCGGCATGAGAAAATTCGGAACAGGCGAGAAAGTAAAGCCTGCCAGCATTTACAGCATGTTTATACGAATATATGCGCATGCGCGGACACAATTGCCCGCATTAATTGCAGCAGTTGCTTGCGTTATCGCCATATCGCTGCTTGAATTCATCGTTCCGCAGCTAACGAGACTGACGATTGACCACATCATTCCGAATAAGCTTTTTAATAAACTTCTGCTTATCGGTGGCGGCGTCATGGGAGCAGCTGTTGCGCTCGGTGCTTTGCGCTATATTAGCACTTCCCTTATGGCGTCTATCGGTCAAAGGGTGCTTTACAATTTGCGAAACGACTTGTACCGCCATATGCAAAGCCTTGATATTTCTTTCTTCGATCGCAATCGTACCGGTGATTTAATGTCTCGGGTTACGAATGACGTTAGCATCCTACAGCAAATGATTTCCTCCAGCATGATGCAGTTGTTTACCGATTTTTTCACCTTTACGGCCATTGCGGTTTATATGCTGTGGATCGATTGGAAGCTGACGCTAATGCTGCTTGCGACCTTCCCTTTTATGATTTTGACAACTAGATTTTTCAGCAAAAGAATGCGCTCCTCGTTCCGAACGGTACAGGAATCGGTGGCTGATGTAAGCGATCATCTGCAAAATACGTTAACCGGCATCCGCCTTATTAAAGCGTTTACTGCCGAGAATTACGAGTCTGAACGATTCTCCGAACGAACACAGAAAAATATGGATGCGAATATTCAGGTGACTCGCCTGCGAGCTGCTTATGAACCTATTATTGATTTTCTTAATTTTCTTGGCCTTGCAATCGTCCTTGTTTTTGGCGCATGGCTTGCGATGAAAGAACAAATGACAGTGGGTACAATCGTTGCTTTTATAGCTTATCTCAGACTGCTGCAAAACCCGATTCGTCACTTCAGCCGCATTATTAATACGATTCAGCAATCGGCCGCCGCTTATGAACGCATTATGGAGGTTATGAACACGAAGGCTGAAATTATTGAAAAGAAAGGAGCTGTGAAGCTTCCGCCAGTGAGCGGGCATATTGTTTTTGATCATATTGATTTTGCTTATTCAAAGGATTCGGCTGTGTTAAACGATTTTCAATTGGAGCTTGCGGCAGGCAAGGTGACAGCGATTGTTGGATCTTCGGGCTCTGGCAAAACAACCATTGCACATCTCATCGCTAGATTTTATGAACCACAGTCTGGCGACATCACGATTGATGGTTATTCCTTAAAGGATATAACGATCGCGTCTCTTAGGGAGCAAATCGGCATCGTATCACAGGATATCGTGCTGTTCAATGGCTCTATTGAAGAGAATATTCGGTACGGCAATCTGCAAGCGACAGATCAGGAAGTGTTGGCAGCGGCAAAAGCGGCAAATGCTGCCGGCTTTATAGAATCGTTCCCGCAGGGCTATGAGACGCAAATTGGCGAGCGAGGCGTGAAGCTGTCTGGCGGGCAGAAGCAGCGGCTTTCTATTGCGCGGGCGATTCTAAAAAATCCGCGGATTATTATTTTGGATGAAGCTACAGCTTCACTTGATACTGAATCAGAGCAGCATATTCAAGACGCGCTCGCACAATTATTGCAAGGCCGGACTTGTCTCGTCATCGCGCATCGTCTGTCTACGATTCAGAAGGCAGATCGAATTTACGTGCTGGAGCAAGGTGAAATCGTCGAGCATGGAACGCATGATGAACTGCTCAATCATCAAGGCCGGTACAGTCAGCTCTATGAGCTGCAATTCCCGCAAAAGGATGTTTCGGAACAATAA
- a CDS encoding PadR family transcriptional regulator, translating into MTKEWQPEEQLFLHHANEREGHGSGRRFFSRGGVKYALLALLEQEGMHGYQMMKALEEQSGGTYKPSAGSIYPTLQMLRDQGFVESSKQDGKKVFEITEEGRAYLLEENDNAATGMERPEQSESEDEGAPFERRKPNRRLTPAGKELLHLLKAAERAAVTDPSKAAQLRVILDDLRVSLRQITTQSECDCREGGAI; encoded by the coding sequence ATGACGAAAGAATGGCAGCCAGAGGAACAGTTGTTTTTACATCATGCGAATGAAAGGGAGGGACACGGCTCGGGCAGACGTTTTTTCAGCCGCGGCGGAGTCAAATATGCTTTGCTGGCACTGCTTGAACAGGAGGGCATGCACGGCTACCAAATGATGAAGGCGCTTGAGGAGCAATCAGGAGGCACCTATAAACCAAGTGCTGGCTCCATTTATCCCACGCTGCAAATGCTGCGGGATCAAGGATTTGTAGAGTCCTCCAAGCAAGACGGCAAAAAGGTGTTTGAGATTACTGAGGAAGGCAGAGCTTATTTGCTGGAGGAGAACGATAATGCTGCAACGGGAATGGAACGCCCTGAGCAGAGTGAATCCGAAGACGAAGGCGCTCCCTTTGAGAGAAGAAAGCCGAACCGTCGATTAACGCCTGCTGGCAAGGAGCTGCTGCATTTACTGAAGGCTGCAGAACGAGCGGCTGTCACTGATCCGAGCAAAGCTGCGCAGCTGCGCGTCATCCTGGATGACCTTCGAGTATCGCTTCGCCAAATCACAACACAATCCGAATGTGACTGCAGAGAAGGCGGCGCGATATGA
- a CDS encoding aldo/keto reductase family protein: protein MAIQYRNLGASGLKVSEISLGSWLTYGGYVERENAVKSIQTAYDLGINFFDTANVYAKGEAEKVVGETLRAYPRESYVLATKVYGKIGDGPNDRGLSRKHVIESANASLKRLGLEYVDVYYSHRFDHETPLEETLRAFEDLVRQGKVHYVGVSEWTAAQITEAFAIADKYLLDRIVVNQPIYNLFERYIEKEIIPLGIRKGFGQVVFSPLAQGLLTGKYSSNQQVPEESRAAKQENFKNRITEEKLAKVELLKEIASELELTVGQLSLAWILRQPNVSSALIGASRPDQVEENVKASGIELDHETLERIAAVIDNGPVSTRGSF from the coding sequence ATGGCGATTCAATATCGAAATTTAGGCGCAAGCGGATTAAAGGTTAGTGAGATTAGTCTCGGGAGCTGGCTGACGTATGGCGGTTATGTCGAGCGTGAAAATGCAGTGAAGTCGATTCAAACGGCGTATGATCTTGGCATTAATTTTTTTGATACAGCTAATGTGTATGCGAAGGGCGAAGCCGAGAAAGTAGTCGGAGAAACGCTGCGTGCTTATCCTCGTGAATCCTATGTGCTGGCGACCAAGGTCTATGGAAAAATTGGCGATGGACCGAATGATCGCGGGCTCTCTCGCAAACATGTGATCGAATCGGCAAATGCAAGCTTGAAGAGGCTTGGGCTTGAATACGTAGATGTATACTACAGCCATCGCTTTGATCATGAGACGCCGCTTGAAGAAACACTGCGCGCCTTTGAGGATTTGGTCCGTCAAGGCAAGGTGCATTATGTCGGCGTCAGCGAATGGACGGCTGCTCAAATAACTGAAGCGTTCGCCATAGCAGACAAATATTTACTAGATCGTATTGTCGTGAATCAGCCTATCTATAATCTGTTCGAGCGCTACATCGAGAAGGAGATTATACCGCTAGGCATTAGAAAAGGCTTCGGGCAGGTCGTGTTCTCGCCGCTTGCGCAGGGGCTGCTCACAGGGAAGTACTCTTCCAATCAACAAGTGCCAGAAGAGTCGCGAGCCGCCAAGCAAGAAAATTTTAAAAACCGCATAACGGAGGAAAAGCTGGCGAAGGTTGAGCTGCTGAAGGAAATCGCATCTGAACTGGAGCTAACGGTAGGCCAACTGTCATTAGCATGGATTTTGCGCCAGCCGAACGTATCCAGCGCTTTGATTGGTGCAAGCCGTCCCGATCAGGTCGAAGAAAACGTGAAGGCATCAGGTATTGAACTTGATCATGAGACACTAGAACGTATTGCAGCGGTTATCGATAACGGCCCTGTATCTACACGAGGTTCATTCTAA
- a CDS encoding LLM class flavin-dependent oxidoreductase — MSEIKRDKKAHFNVFLRGAGHHSAAWKHPDSNPKEDLDLEYYANIAKIAERGLFDSLFTADNYSGLGRRLEPFTLLSGLAALTKHVGLIATVSTTYNDPYHVARKFASLDHISKGRAAWNIVTGHSQDDAENFNKTEHPDVQKRYEIGDEFVEVTKQLWDSWEEDALIYDRAADVSLDKSKVYEINFKGKYHTVKGPLNIPRPPQGYPVLVQAGSSENGKELAAKTADVIFTAQQTLGAAQAFYADVKGRLQKHGRTPEQLIIMPGLSPIVADTEAEARDIEDEFNGLLNTKQALKRLSNYFTVDLSEYPLDSLVPVDKAKPYGTITTGITSRQEVVVDAAVRDKMTIRQFLARSAAGHGHVSFTGSVLQTADFIESWIRNNGADGFNILPHIYYSGLETFVDKVIPELQNRGLFRTAYEGKTLRENLGLEKPENKHKAIWALSREAEKING, encoded by the coding sequence ATGAGCGAGATTAAGCGGGACAAGAAGGCGCATTTTAACGTGTTTTTGCGTGGAGCGGGTCATCATTCTGCCGCGTGGAAACACCCGGATTCGAATCCAAAGGAGGATTTGGATTTGGAGTATTATGCGAACATTGCAAAGATTGCGGAAAGAGGGCTGTTTGATTCATTGTTTACAGCCGACAACTATTCCGGACTTGGCAGGAGATTGGAGCCATTTACGCTTCTCTCTGGGCTTGCTGCGCTGACTAAGCATGTTGGACTTATCGCAACTGTTAGTACAACCTATAACGATCCTTACCATGTAGCGCGCAAATTCGCTTCGCTGGATCATATCAGCAAAGGGCGGGCTGCTTGGAATATCGTAACGGGGCATTCGCAAGATGATGCTGAGAACTTTAATAAGACGGAGCACCCAGACGTGCAAAAGCGCTACGAAATCGGCGATGAATTTGTTGAGGTGACGAAGCAGCTTTGGGATAGCTGGGAAGAGGATGCGCTGATCTATGACAGAGCCGCAGATGTCTCATTGGACAAAAGCAAAGTGTATGAAATTAACTTTAAGGGCAAATATCACACGGTAAAAGGACCGCTCAACATCCCTCGGCCACCACAGGGATATCCGGTTCTAGTGCAAGCGGGCTCCTCGGAAAACGGCAAGGAGCTGGCAGCCAAAACAGCGGATGTTATTTTTACAGCACAGCAAACATTAGGCGCTGCTCAGGCGTTTTATGCGGATGTGAAGGGGAGATTGCAGAAGCATGGAAGGACGCCGGAGCAGCTGATCATTATGCCAGGGCTTAGTCCGATTGTGGCCGATACGGAAGCAGAAGCCCGCGATATCGAGGATGAGTTTAACGGACTGCTGAATACGAAGCAAGCGTTAAAGCGGCTTTCAAACTATTTTACAGTCGATTTGTCAGAATATCCGCTTGATAGTCTTGTTCCAGTCGATAAAGCAAAGCCGTACGGAACGATAACGACAGGCATTACAAGCCGGCAGGAGGTAGTGGTGGATGCCGCGGTACGAGACAAGATGACGATTCGGCAGTTTCTTGCTCGAAGCGCAGCCGGCCATGGTCATGTATCGTTTACGGGTTCTGTATTGCAAACGGCTGATTTCATTGAAAGCTGGATTAGAAATAACGGCGCGGACGGCTTTAATATTTTGCCGCATATTTATTACAGCGGGTTGGAGACATTTGTTGATAAGGTCATTCCTGAGCTGCAAAATCGCGGACTCTTCCGAACGGCCTATGAGGGCAAAACGCTGCGCGAGAATTTAGGGCTGGAAAAGCCAGAAAACAAACATAAAGCGATATGGGCTTTAAGCAGAGAAGCAGAAAAGATAAACGGCTGA
- the nfsA gene encoding oxygen-insensitive NADPH nitroreductase — translation MNEVIALLKNHRSIRKYKDSPIPEQHLEQIILAGQAASTSSNIQAYSVIAVKDSERKRKLAKLAGNQQQIVESPVFLIWCADLNKVRLAARLHEDVELRQNVELFLLGTIDATLAAQNAAIAAESLGYGIVYIGGIRNNPKEITELLELPELVYPVFGMCVGVPDQEPDLRPRLPLAAVYHQETYKQSGLEDEIIAYDSITREYYATRKGGGKGGEQETRWSREMLRRFNSDRLRDHLHDFLVGQGFKLK, via the coding sequence ATGAACGAAGTTATTGCTTTATTAAAAAACCATCGCTCCATCCGCAAATATAAAGACTCGCCCATTCCTGAGCAGCATTTGGAACAAATCATATTGGCAGGGCAAGCAGCCTCCACCTCATCCAATATCCAAGCTTACAGCGTAATTGCTGTAAAGGACTCTGAGCGGAAACGAAAGCTTGCGAAGCTTGCCGGCAATCAGCAGCAAATAGTTGAAAGTCCGGTGTTTCTCATCTGGTGTGCCGATCTAAATAAAGTCAGATTGGCAGCAAGGCTGCATGAGGATGTAGAGCTTCGTCAGAACGTGGAGCTGTTTCTGCTCGGAACGATTGACGCGACTCTGGCTGCTCAAAATGCGGCAATCGCTGCGGAGTCGCTTGGTTATGGGATCGTTTATATCGGTGGAATACGCAATAATCCTAAAGAAATAACTGAATTGCTTGAACTGCCTGAGCTTGTCTATCCGGTGTTTGGCATGTGCGTTGGCGTTCCTGATCAAGAGCCCGATCTTCGTCCAAGATTGCCGCTCGCAGCTGTCTATCATCAAGAAACGTATAAGCAGAGCGGGTTGGAGGATGAAATTATTGCTTACGATTCGATCACTCGGGAGTATTATGCTACGCGCAAAGGTGGAGGCAAAGGCGGAGAGCAGGAAACAAGGTGGTCTCGTGAAATGTTAAGAAGGTTTAACTCGGATCGGCTGCGTGATCATTTGCATGACTTCCTTGTAGGTCAAGGGTTCAAGCTGAAATGA